In the Candidatus Rhodoblastus alkanivorans genome, one interval contains:
- a CDS encoding branched-chain amino acid aminotransferase — MSVLPFDQRDGYIWMNGALVEWKDAKLHVLSHGLHYASCVFEGERAYGGVIFKSREHSERFKNSAQLLDFAVPYSVEELIAAKDLVVAKNNLKNCYVRPVAWRGSEMMAVAAQHATIHVAIAVWDWPSMFDIATKMKGIKLDVAEYRRPDPMTAPCHSKAAGLYMICTISKHRAERRGYADAMMLDWQGRVAECTGANIFFTKDGEIHTPIADCFLDGITRQTVIGLAKAKGIKVNERRIMPEELSGFEECFICGTGAEVTPVSEIGPYNFVPGAISRGLIEAYTDEVQPKVAAEALAR; from the coding sequence ATGTCTGTGCTGCCCTTCGACCAACGCGACGGCTATATCTGGATGAACGGCGCGCTGGTCGAGTGGAAGGACGCCAAGCTTCATGTCCTGTCCCACGGCCTGCATTACGCCTCCTGCGTGTTCGAGGGCGAGCGCGCCTATGGCGGCGTCATCTTCAAATCGCGCGAACATTCCGAGCGATTCAAGAATTCCGCCCAGCTGCTCGATTTCGCCGTTCCCTATTCGGTCGAGGAGCTGATCGCGGCCAAGGATCTGGTCGTCGCCAAAAACAACCTCAAGAACTGCTATGTCCGCCCGGTCGCCTGGCGCGGCTCGGAAATGATGGCGGTCGCCGCCCAGCACGCCACGATCCATGTCGCGATCGCGGTGTGGGACTGGCCGTCGATGTTCGACATCGCGACCAAGATGAAGGGCATCAAGCTCGACGTCGCCGAATACCGCCGCCCCGATCCGATGACCGCGCCGTGCCATTCCAAGGCCGCCGGCCTCTATATGATCTGCACCATCTCCAAGCATCGCGCCGAGCGCCGCGGCTATGCCGACGCCATGATGCTCGACTGGCAGGGCCGCGTCGCCGAATGCACCGGCGCCAATATTTTCTTCACCAAGGATGGCGAAATCCACACCCCGATCGCCGACTGCTTTCTGGACGGCATCACCCGCCAGACCGTGATCGGCCTCGCCAAGGCCAAGGGAATCAAGGTCAACGAGCGCCGGATCATGCCGGAGGAGCTTTCGGGCTTCGAGGAATGTTTCATTTGCGGCACGGGCGCCGAGGTCACCCCGGTTTCCGAAATCGGCCCCTATAATTTCGTTCCGGGCGCGATCTCGCGCGGCCTGATCGAGGCCTATACCGACGAAGTCCAGCCCAAGGTGGCGGCGGAAGCCCTGGCCCGATAA
- a CDS encoding MarR family winged helix-turn-helix transcriptional regulator, with amino-acid sequence MTDALQRRGASPARPELKAGSGPMFDLIELFFFAYRDFVGDADRLLMRYNFGRAHHRVLYFVDRRPGLSVAELLDLLKITKQSLSRVLKDLLDQNYIEQRPGLLDRRQRLMFPTAKGEALALELAELQSRRFARALATLPEGARAQAAAFLAAVRDPENRDRAPKESPREAPGEPR; translated from the coding sequence ATGACGGACGCTTTGCAGCGCAGGGGCGCGTCGCCCGCGCGCCCCGAGCTTAAGGCGGGTTCGGGGCCGATGTTCGACCTGATCGAGCTTTTTTTCTTCGCCTATCGCGATTTCGTCGGCGACGCCGATCGTCTGCTCATGCGTTATAATTTCGGCCGCGCCCATCATCGCGTGCTTTATTTCGTGGATCGCCGGCCGGGCCTTTCGGTTGCCGAACTGCTCGACCTCTTGAAAATCACCAAGCAGAGCCTGTCTCGGGTGCTGAAGGACCTGCTCGACCAGAATTACATCGAACAGCGGCCGGGCCTGCTCGACCGCCGCCAGCGCCTGATGTTTCCGACCGCGAAGGGCGAGGCTTTGGCGCTGGAGCTGGCGGAGCTGCAATCGCGCCGTTTCGCCCGGGCGCTCGCCACTTTGCCCGAAGGCGCGCGCGCACAGGCGGCGGCCTTTCTCGCCGCCGTGCGGGACCCGGAAAATCGCGACCGCGCGCCAAAGGAATCGCCAAGAGAGGCGCCAGGAGAGCCCAGATGA
- a CDS encoding response regulator: MNDAELHPLADDALHLLIVDDDRRIRQLLKRYLQGEGYRVTAAESAEAAYDHLRGLHFDLIILDVMMPGQSGVEFAAKIRAENTPLAEAPILMLTARSDTEDRVKGLEAGADDYMAKPFEPRELALRVASILRRAAPRAPAQTAPGKNAVRFGEYTFDPDRGELRQGDDVIRITEREREMLRILVEKPGETVSREALGGGGGAANERTVDVQVNRLRRKVETDPTNPLHLQTVRGLGYKLAIER, from the coding sequence ATGAACGATGCGGAACTCCACCCCCTGGCGGACGACGCCCTCCACCTGCTGATCGTGGACGACGACCGCCGCATCCGGCAATTGCTGAAACGCTATCTGCAAGGCGAGGGCTATCGGGTGACGGCCGCGGAAAGCGCCGAGGCCGCCTATGACCATCTGCGCGGGCTCCATTTCGATCTCATCATTCTCGATGTGATGATGCCCGGGCAGAGCGGCGTGGAATTCGCGGCGAAAATCCGCGCCGAAAACACGCCGCTCGCGGAAGCGCCGATCTTGATGCTCACCGCGCGCTCCGACACCGAGGACCGCGTCAAGGGCCTCGAAGCCGGGGCCGACGACTACATGGCCAAGCCTTTCGAGCCGCGCGAGCTGGCTTTGCGCGTCGCTTCGATTTTGCGCCGCGCCGCGCCGCGCGCGCCCGCCCAGACCGCTCCGGGCAAGAACGCCGTGCGCTTCGGCGAATACACCTTCGATCCCGACCGCGGCGAATTGCGCCAGGGCGACGATGTGATCCGGATTACGGAACGCGAGCGCGAAATGCTGCGAATCCTGGTGGAAAAGCCCGGCGAGACGGTGTCGCGCGAGGCGCTCGGCGGCGGAGGTGGCGCGGCGAATGAGCGCACCGTGGACGTGCAGGTCAACCGCCTGCGCCGCAAGGTCGAGACCGACCCCACCAATCCCCTGCATCTCCAGACCGTGCGCGGCCTCGGCTACAAGCTGGCGATCGAAAGATGA
- a CDS encoding ATP-binding protein — MFTRMLAGVMPKGLYARSLLIVILPMVLLQSAVALVFMERHWQMVTFRLSNAVTQDIAALIDIYRDFHSLDPDNSKLEDIARRRLKLDAEILPPGPLPPALPKPFFSLVDRAMSSEIQKQIHLPFWIDTVGRSDFIEVRVDMGDAILRVVALRSQAYASNTHIFIIWMVGTSLVLITVAILFLRNQIRPILALADAAEEFGKGREIEFRPRGAREVRRAAYAFLEMKRRIERAMEQRTTMLNGVSHDLRTILTRFKLSLALLGDDAEAEELTADVNEMQRMLEAYLAFARGDIGEGAAPTDIPAMLETLRQEGERLGHDTEVLYSGEPVATVRPDAFKRCLANLLNNAARHGDRIRLEGSCDTKFLQIHIDDDGPGIPAGAREDVFRPFVRLDEARNQDEGGTGLGLAIARDIARSHGGEIFLSTSPLGGLRASVRVPV, encoded by the coding sequence ATGTTCACGCGCATGCTCGCGGGGGTCATGCCGAAGGGGCTTTACGCGCGCTCGCTGCTCATCGTCATCCTGCCCATGGTTCTGCTGCAATCGGCGGTGGCTTTGGTCTTCATGGAGCGCCACTGGCAGATGGTGACCTTTCGCCTCTCCAACGCGGTGACCCAGGACATCGCCGCTTTGATCGACATCTATCGCGATTTCCATAGCCTCGATCCCGACAACAGCAAGCTGGAGGACATAGCGCGCCGGCGCCTCAAGCTCGACGCCGAAATCCTCCCGCCCGGGCCGCTGCCGCCGGCTCTTCCAAAGCCCTTTTTCTCACTGGTCGATCGCGCCATGTCGAGCGAGATCCAGAAACAAATCCACCTGCCGTTCTGGATCGACACGGTGGGGCGCTCGGATTTCATCGAGGTGCGCGTGGACATGGGCGACGCCATCCTGCGGGTCGTGGCGCTGCGCAGCCAGGCCTATGCCTCCAACACCCATATTTTCATCATCTGGATGGTCGGCACGTCGCTCGTGCTGATCACGGTCGCGATTCTGTTCCTGCGCAACCAGATCAGGCCGATTCTCGCGCTTGCCGACGCGGCGGAGGAATTCGGCAAGGGCCGCGAGATCGAATTCCGCCCGCGCGGGGCGCGAGAGGTGCGGCGCGCGGCCTATGCTTTCCTGGAAATGAAGCGGCGCATCGAGCGCGCCATGGAGCAGCGCACCACCATGCTCAACGGGGTGAGCCACGATCTGCGCACCATCCTCACCCGCTTCAAGCTTTCCCTCGCCCTGCTTGGCGACGACGCGGAGGCGGAGGAACTGACCGCCGACGTCAATGAAATGCAGCGCATGCTCGAAGCCTATCTCGCCTTCGCCCGCGGCGACATCGGCGAGGGCGCGGCCCCGACCGATATTCCGGCCATGCTTGAAACTTTGCGCCAGGAGGGCGAGCGCCTTGGTCATGACACGGAAGTTCTCTACTCTGGCGAACCGGTCGCCACGGTGCGGCCCGACGCCTTCAAGCGTTGCCTCGCCAATCTGCTCAACAATGCGGCGCGCCATGGCGACCGCATTCGTCTCGAAGGCTCATGCGACACGAAATTCCTGCAAATTCATATCGATGACGACGGGCCGGGCATTCCGGCCGGGGCTCGGGAGGACGTGTTCCGGCCGTTTGTCCGCCTCGACGAGGCACGAAACCAGGACGAGGGCGGCACCGGCCTCGGCCTCGCCATCGCGCGCGACATCGCCCGCTCGCATGGCGGTGAAATCTTTCTCTCCACCAGCCCGCTCGGCGGCCTGCGGGCCAGCGTCCGGGTTCCGGTATAA